The Gemmatimonadaceae bacterium genome contains a region encoding:
- a CDS encoding DUF11 domain-containing protein, whose protein sequence is MTQFSDRARWRLRAAGTIALLALSGATLRAQNIISVPFTAGFIGTRGTSAGTANNVLTYATLGIARTFFIQNSSTNQFEIQGNDIPGTLRLVRTNGTTVDIPASVNWRNSGGTTYLIGILPRPASPITWTYGSGSSIQITDGSSNGGSSIGGYIAGNSTTPLADGQSTNGNAAQSGALNGLNSYLATVVQSRPAGPVTVTALTTTSTSPTISGTVTLAAGETFAVVVNGKQYTTSSSPALTIVGTTWSLTPSPALSVGTYEVTATITNADGFTLSDATTNELVINASTGTVTIGGSFTANNKLYDRTTAATGNTGSLTLSGVNGGDQVTIASVTLAFQSSGVGTGKTVVISAVTLGGTNGGSYTVNLAGAPTATANITAKPLTLSGSFTASNKQYDRTTAATMATNSLTLSGVIAPDAVSINSVTAAFGTATVANGKTVSLTAATITGADAGNYSISVAGAPTTTANITAKPLTITGSFTASDKNYDGNTSATIATNSLALSGVIAPDAVSLTSETAAFGTAGVGANKIVSLASASLTGADAANYSLTLSGAPTTTASILAVGTAITVSGTFTASNKVYDRTTTATGNTTGLTLVGVNGGDQVSIAAVSLDFQSAPVGTGKTVVISSITLGGANAGSYSVDLTGAPTATADITPAPLTLTGSFTASNKEYDRTTSATLATNSLTVSGVVAPDVVSINSVTAAFGTATVANGKTVSLTAATITGADASNYSISVSGAPTTTANITAKPLTIGGSFTANNKPFDGTATATIGTNSLTLPGVIAPDVVSLTGVSAVFSSATVANGKTVSLSAASLTGGDAGNYSLSLAGASTTTANITPVGGPVTISGTLRADNKVYDRTTNATGTLSGLTLVGVSGGHQVAISEAVLAFDDAAVGTGKTVRIVSVTLGGTNAGLYSVDYTGAPTTTAAITPRTVTLTGAFTASDKRFDNTTGATVTSHTLTVQNIVAPDAITVTDLEAAFDSPAVGTNKPVSLTNARLSGTGNANYTLSLIGAPRTTASITALTPPGAPTNVQLTSGDRQLTVSWQLPLTEGCSLVTGYTVSWSLDGTTWTTLTVNGRTTLSAVIAPLTNNQPVQVRVTARNECGESAPSAIAGPVAPVGPAPVGPTGAPPTVPPGNGTTTTPAGTVPVTTTVVQDTTLRLTAGPITLSLRSKDQSGAPIAVDTNKAIVLDRGGQAATDGTGFKPATVVTLYLYPKNGTPILLGTIPVTANGTFTGAGLIPASLPPGEYTLQVIGIDNTGTPRSAALGVTVTDPPPMLEFAVTPSTVTPAVGDTITLTLTVTNIGTGAATNVVIPRAFNEPGFRIVQTTPLDGRYDAASMTWTIDRIEAGGVARLRFTAIVLPPTGTEGLRP, encoded by the coding sequence ATGACCCAGTTCTCCGATCGTGCACGCTGGCGCCTCCGGGCCGCCGGAACGATCGCCCTGCTCGCGCTGTCCGGCGCGACCCTCCGTGCCCAGAACATCATCAGTGTGCCCTTCACCGCGGGCTTCATTGGCACGCGAGGCACATCGGCCGGCACCGCCAACAACGTCCTCACCTACGCCACCCTGGGTATTGCGAGGACGTTCTTCATTCAGAACTCGTCCACGAATCAGTTCGAGATCCAGGGGAACGACATCCCCGGCACCCTGCGACTGGTGCGCACCAATGGCACCACGGTGGACATTCCCGCCTCCGTGAATTGGCGGAACAGCGGCGGCACCACCTATCTGATTGGCATTCTCCCCCGTCCGGCGAGCCCGATCACCTGGACGTACGGCAGCGGCAGCTCCATTCAGATCACCGATGGCAGCAGCAATGGAGGCTCGAGCATCGGCGGCTACATCGCCGGCAACAGCACCACCCCGCTGGCCGACGGGCAGTCCACCAACGGCAACGCTGCCCAGTCGGGCGCGCTGAACGGGCTCAACAGCTATCTGGCGACCGTCGTGCAGTCGCGCCCCGCCGGTCCGGTGACCGTCACGGCGCTGACAACGACGAGCACGTCGCCGACCATCAGCGGTACGGTTACGCTCGCCGCCGGCGAGACCTTCGCCGTCGTGGTGAACGGCAAGCAGTACACCACGAGTTCGTCGCCCGCACTCACCATCGTGGGGACCACCTGGTCGCTCACACCGAGCCCCGCGCTCAGCGTCGGGACGTACGAGGTCACGGCAACGATCACCAACGCCGACGGCTTCACGCTCTCCGACGCGACCACCAATGAACTGGTGATCAACGCGTCCACCGGCACGGTCACCATCGGCGGCAGCTTCACGGCCAACAACAAACTGTACGATCGCACCACCGCCGCGACCGGAAACACCGGCAGCCTCACGCTATCCGGGGTGAACGGTGGCGATCAGGTGACGATCGCGTCGGTGACATTGGCGTTCCAATCGTCGGGCGTTGGCACCGGCAAGACGGTCGTCATTTCCGCGGTAACGCTCGGCGGCACCAACGGCGGCTCCTACACCGTGAATCTCGCGGGCGCGCCCACAGCCACGGCGAACATCACCGCCAAACCACTCACGCTGAGTGGCAGCTTTACGGCGTCGAACAAGCAGTACGACCGCACCACCGCCGCGACGATGGCCACGAACAGCCTCACGCTGAGCGGCGTGATCGCACCGGACGCGGTCTCCATCAATAGCGTGACCGCCGCCTTCGGCACCGCCACGGTGGCGAATGGCAAGACCGTCTCGCTCACCGCGGCGACCATCACCGGTGCCGATGCGGGGAACTACAGCATCAGTGTGGCCGGCGCGCCGACCACCACCGCCAACATCACAGCCAAACCGCTCACCATCACCGGCAGCTTCACCGCCAGCGACAAGAACTACGACGGCAACACCAGCGCGACCATCGCGACCAACAGCCTCGCGCTGAGCGGCGTCATTGCGCCGGATGCGGTGTCGCTCACGAGCGAAACGGCCGCCTTCGGGACGGCGGGCGTGGGCGCGAACAAGATCGTGTCCCTCGCGAGCGCCAGCCTCACCGGCGCCGACGCGGCGAACTACTCGCTCACGCTCAGCGGCGCCCCGACCACAACGGCCAGCATCCTCGCCGTGGGCACAGCGATCACCGTGAGCGGCACCTTCACCGCGAGCAACAAGGTCTACGATCGCACGACGACCGCCACCGGCAACACCACCGGGCTGACACTCGTGGGCGTGAATGGGGGCGATCAGGTCTCGATCGCCGCCGTGTCGCTCGATTTCCAGTCGGCTCCGGTGGGCACCGGCAAGACGGTCGTGATTTCCTCGATCACGCTCGGCGGGGCCAACGCGGGCAGCTACAGTGTGGATCTCACCGGTGCGCCAACGGCCACCGCCGACATCACACCGGCGCCGCTGACGCTCACCGGCAGCTTCACGGCGTCCAACAAGGAGTACGACCGCACCACCAGCGCCACGCTCGCCACCAACAGCCTCACGGTGAGCGGCGTCGTCGCACCGGATGTCGTGTCGATCAACAGCGTCACCGCCGCCTTCGGTACCGCCACGGTGGCCAACGGCAAGACGGTGTCCCTCACGGCGGCGACCATTACCGGCGCCGACGCGAGCAACTACAGCATCAGCGTGAGTGGCGCGCCCACCACTACCGCCAACATCACGGCCAAACCGCTGACGATCGGGGGCAGCTTCACCGCCAACAACAAGCCCTTCGACGGAACGGCGACGGCGACGATCGGCACCAACAGCCTGACGTTGCCCGGCGTGATCGCCCCGGACGTGGTCTCTCTCACCGGCGTCAGCGCCGTGTTCAGTTCCGCCACAGTGGCCAACGGCAAGACGGTATCGCTCTCGGCGGCCAGCCTGACCGGCGGGGACGCCGGCAACTACAGCCTGAGTCTGGCCGGCGCGTCGACCACTACGGCCAACATCACGCCCGTGGGTGGGCCGGTCACCATCAGCGGCACGCTCCGCGCCGACAACAAGGTCTACGACCGCACCACCAACGCCACCGGCACCCTGAGCGGCCTCACGCTCGTCGGCGTGAGTGGCGGGCATCAGGTCGCCATCAGCGAAGCAGTGCTCGCCTTTGATGACGCGGCAGTGGGCACGGGCAAGACCGTGCGCATCGTGAGCGTGACGTTGGGCGGTACGAACGCCGGGCTCTACTCGGTGGACTACACCGGCGCCCCGACGACCACTGCGGCGATCACGCCACGCACCGTGACGCTGACCGGCGCCTTCACAGCGAGCGACAAGCGTTTCGACAACACCACCGGCGCCACGGTCACCAGCCACACGCTGACAGTGCAGAACATCGTGGCGCCGGATGCAATCACGGTGACCGATCTCGAAGCCGCCTTCGACTCGCCCGCCGTGGGCACGAACAAGCCGGTCTCACTGACCAACGCCCGTCTCAGCGGGACCGGCAATGCCAACTACACCCTCTCCTTGATCGGCGCGCCGCGCACGACCGCGTCGATCACGGCGCTCACGCCGCCGGGCGCACCGACCAACGTGCAGCTCACCAGTGGGGATCGACAGCTCACCGTGTCGTGGCAGCTGCCGCTCACCGAAGGGTGCAGCCTGGTCACTGGCTACACCGTCTCGTGGTCGCTCGATGGCACCACGTGGACCACGCTCACCGTGAACGGTCGCACGACCCTCTCCGCCGTCATCGCGCCGCTGACGAACAACCAGCCCGTGCAGGTGCGCGTGACCGCCCGCAATGAGTGCGGCGAGAGTGCACCGTCGGCGATCGCGGGCCCGGTGGCCCCCGTCGGTCCAGCACCTGTCGGCCCGACCGGCGCCCCGCCCACGGTGCCGCCGGGCAACGGCACGACGACCACGCCCGCCGGCACGGTGCCCGTCACGACCACCGTCGTGCAGGACACAACGCTGCGGCTGACGGCGGGCCCGATCACGCTCTCGCTCCGTTCGAAGGATCAGAGCGGCGCGCCGATCGCCGTGGACACCAACAAGGCGATCGTGCTCGATCGTGGCGGGCAGGCGGCGACCGACGGCACCGGCTTCAAGCCGGCGACGGTCGTGACCCTCTACCTCTATCCGAAGAACGGGACGCCCATTCTGCTCGGGACGATCCCGGTCACCGCCAATGGCACCTTCACCGGCGCCGGTCTCATCCCCGCGTCGCTGCCGCCAGGCGAGTACACGCTGCAGGTGATCGGGATCGATAACACCGGAACCCCGCGCAGTGCCGCACTCGGAGTCACCGTGACCGATCCGCCGCCGATGCTCGAGTTTGCGGTCACGCCAAGTACGGTGACGCCCGCCGTCGGCGATACGATCACGCTCACGCTCACCGTGACCAACATCGGCACCGGCGCGGCCACGAACGTCGTGATTCCACGCGCCTTCAACGAGCCGGGGTTCCGGATCGTGCAGACGACGCCGCTGGATGGCCGCTATGACGCGGCGAGCATGACGTGGACCATCGACCGCATCGAAGCTGGTGGCGTGGCGCGGCTGCGCTTCACCGCCATCGTCCTCCCGCCCACCG